In one window of Porites lutea chromosome 8, jaPorLute2.1, whole genome shotgun sequence DNA:
- the LOC140946653 gene encoding uncharacterized protein — MTSEAPLGSISELPAETCKEIKASEEHAVSKKYWLSTIKPGIPVLAYCDMNTGGKYSRTFPNEYFRNTKRYISAIVFYSDVDECTASLPVCDVNAQCTNTNGSYACNCKNGFSGDGKTCQDIDECSAVPFICDQNATCQNNEGSYLCLCQAGFTGDGKKCRDIDECSIVPSICDPNADCQNNDGSYLCSCQLGFIGDGKTCRVPVPVVTASSSCANLLVSDTSNVSGIIQSSLTSTYPNNINCQWHLSSNTTLELVFSIFKTKASDYLSVYDGTSASSNLIGRFSGEILPGPYALSTTNNLYLTFSSSSAGSTDFGFRARYRAITTGSLRINSSTLSTGRVEVFYNNQWGTICDDIWDLNDANVVCRQLGFPKASQFFQRAQHGQGSGPIWMDNLACLGNETHIYHCSHNGWGKENCGHSEDASVECFPIRLAGGGQNYGRVEVFYKGIWGTVCDDLWDLNDAGVVCRQLGFRNASSAPHGAKYGQGSDPIWLDDVGCKGEEASLFNCSHAGWGIENCNHGEDASVVCTN, encoded by the exons ATGACCTCAGAGG CACCTCTCGGTTCTATTTCTGAGCTACCAGCGGAAACGTGTAAAGAAATTAAAGCGAGTGAAGAACATGCGGTGAGCAAAAAATACTGGCTAAGCACCATAAAGCCTGGTATCCCTGTTTTGGCTTATTGTGACATGAACACTGGAGgcaagtacagtcgaacctttcCTAATGAGTACTTCCGTAACAC AAAGCGCTACATAAGTgctattgttttttattcagATGTTGACGAGTGTACCGCTTCCCTGCCTGTCTGTGACGTCAATGCCCAATGTACTAATACCAATGGGTCCTATGCCTGCAATTGCAAGAATGGGTTCTCTGGTGATGGGAAAACGTGCCAAG ACATTGATGAGTGCAGCGCCGTTCCCTTCATTTGTGACCAAAACGCTACCTGTCAGAACAATGAAGGCTCATATCTTTGTTTATGCCAAGCTGGTTTTACTGGAGATGGCAAAAAATGCCGGG atatcgatgaatgtagCATTGTTCCCTCCATCTGTGATCCGAATGCCGACTGCCAAAATAATGATGGCTCTTACCTTTGCTCGTGTCAGCTTGGTTTTATTGGAGATGGAAAAACATGCCGAG TTCCAGTTCCAGTAGTTACAGCGTCAAGCTCCTGTGCCAACCTGTTGGTTAGCGACACTTCTAACGTGAGTGGAATAATTCAGTCAAGTTTGACATCGACATACCCGAACAACATCAACTGCCAATGGCATTTATCATCAAATACAACACTGGAACTGGTCTTCTCCATTTTCAAAACCAAAGCCTCTGATTACCTTAGTGTGTACGATGGCACGTCGGCCTCATCGAATCTCATTGGCAGATTCAGTGGAGAAATTTTGCCTGGACCTTATGCTCTCAGTACTACGAATAATCTTTATTTGACGTTTTCATCGAGTAGCGCAGGATCAACGGATTTTGGATTCAGAGCTCGATACCGAG CTATCACTACTGGTTCCCTTCGTATAAACAGCAGCACACTATCAACCGGCAGAGTAGAAGTCTTCTATAACAACCAGTGGGGCACAATTTGCGATGATATTTGGGATTTGAATGACGCTAACGTGGTTTGCCGGCAGCTTGGTTTCCCAAAAGCGTCCCAATTCTTTCAACGGGCCCAACATGGGCAGGGTTCTGGACCGATTTGGATGGATAATTTGGCGTGCTTAGGAAATGAAACGCATATCTACCATTGCAGCCATAATGGATGGGGAAAGGAGAATTGTGGTCATTCTGAAGACGCCAGTGTAGAGTGTTTCCCAATCCGTCTTGCAGGGGGAGGACAAAATTATGGTCGCGTTGAGGTTTTTTATAAAGGGATCTGGGGTACAGTTTGTGATGATCTCTGGGATCTCAATGATGCTGGAGTGGTTTGTCGCCAACTTGGTTTCCGCAACGCCTCCTCTGCGCCACACGGTGCAAAATACGGTCAGGGATCTGATCCTATCTGGTTGGATGATGTCGGCTGCAAGGGAGAAGAGGCTTCGCTGTTTAACTGCTCACATGCAGGATGGGGTATTGAGAACTGTAATCATGGCGAGGATGCCAGTGTAGTTTGCACGaactaa